In Sphingomonas sp. R1, a single genomic region encodes these proteins:
- a CDS encoding IclR family transcriptional regulator, which translates to MTERGSAASEERQPNYAAPALEKGIEVVELLSDAPQGLTISEIAQRLGRSISELFRIIVVLDRRGWLHKDAASDRYRVTYRLLEIAHRATPAQELTHVATPLMHSLAAATQQSCHLVVATGTRGLIVARQESPGQTGFSVRLGTNIDLLTSCSGHVLLAAMEDERRKALYPRGLPKGLGARLEAVRAQGHESIPSARMAGVSDMSCPVYGFDGHVVAALTIPFLAAIDDAPHVAQDEALEMLKTTAQAISSALGWFDRTEAPVVPSLSVARPVRSRKSRVKAEA; encoded by the coding sequence ATGACAGAGAGAGGATCGGCCGCTTCCGAGGAGCGGCAACCGAATTATGCGGCCCCCGCGCTCGAAAAGGGCATCGAGGTCGTCGAACTGCTGAGCGACGCGCCACAGGGCCTGACGATCAGCGAGATCGCGCAGCGGCTGGGTCGCTCGATCAGCGAGCTGTTCCGCATCATCGTGGTGCTCGATCGACGCGGCTGGCTGCACAAGGATGCCGCGAGCGACCGCTACCGGGTGACCTACCGGCTGCTCGAGATCGCGCATCGCGCGACGCCGGCGCAGGAACTCACCCATGTCGCGACGCCGCTGATGCACAGCCTCGCGGCGGCGACCCAGCAGTCCTGCCACCTGGTGGTGGCGACCGGCACGCGCGGCCTGATCGTCGCGCGGCAGGAAAGTCCCGGCCAGACGGGGTTCTCGGTGCGGCTGGGCACCAATATCGACTTGCTCACCAGCTGCTCGGGCCATGTGCTGCTGGCGGCGATGGAGGACGAACGGCGCAAGGCGCTGTATCCGCGCGGGCTGCCCAAGGGGCTGGGCGCGCGGCTGGAGGCGGTGCGGGCGCAGGGGCATGAATCGATTCCCAGCGCACGGATGGCCGGGGTGTCGGACATGAGCTGCCCGGTCTATGGCTTCGACGGGCATGTCGTCGCCGCGCTGACCATCCCGTTTCTCGCTGCGATCGACGATGCGCCGCACGTCGCGCAGGACGAGGCGCTGGAGATGTTGAAGACGACCGCGCAGGCGATCTCGTCCGCGCTGGGCTGGTTCGACCGGACGGAGGCGCCGGTGGTGCCGAGCCTGTCGGTCGCGCGGCCGGTCCGCAGCCGCAAATCGCGGGTCAAGGCGGAGGCGTAG
- a CDS encoding GDSL-type esterase/lipase family protein, whose translation MIRVAAPLLALLLAGAADPEPPYRSSPERRTVEDRRDWGRWLGPFRARLVPSMMQDFGERYLYAPANAALPPPRKGEQRVVFLGDSITDGWDLAKSFPGKPYVNRGIGSQVTAQMLVRFEQDVVALRPRVVVILGGVNDVTGFLQAESAESITANIEAMADIAAAHGIAVVLCSILPVNDYSDAARNVVAERKPAELRAINDALRALARRRHFAFADYAAALADARGRMRRELTTDGIHPLPAGYALMTPIATKAIAWSLTRKNPTP comes from the coding sequence ATGATCCGGGTGGCGGCGCCGCTGCTGGCGCTCCTGCTCGCCGGCGCCGCCGACCCCGAGCCGCCCTATCGTTCGAGCCCCGAGCGGCGCACCGTGGAGGACCGGCGCGACTGGGGCCGTTGGCTCGGACCATTTCGAGCCAGGCTGGTGCCAAGCATGATGCAGGATTTTGGCGAACGCTATCTCTACGCGCCCGCGAACGCCGCGCTGCCGCCGCCGCGCAAGGGCGAGCAGCGGGTCGTGTTCCTCGGCGACTCGATCACCGACGGCTGGGATCTCGCGAAGAGCTTTCCCGGCAAGCCCTATGTCAACCGCGGCATCGGCAGCCAGGTGACCGCACAGATGCTCGTCCGGTTCGAGCAGGACGTGGTGGCGCTGCGCCCGCGCGTCGTCGTGATCCTTGGCGGCGTCAATGACGTGACCGGCTTCCTGCAGGCGGAAAGCGCCGAGTCGATCACTGCCAATATCGAGGCGATGGCGGATATCGCGGCGGCGCACGGCATCGCGGTCGTGCTCTGTTCGATCCTGCCGGTGAACGACTATAGCGACGCCGCCCGCAACGTGGTGGCGGAACGCAAGCCGGCCGAGCTGCGGGCGATCAACGACGCGCTGCGCGCGCTGGCGCGCCGACGCCATTTCGCCTTTGCCGACTATGCCGCCGCCCTTGCCGATGCGCGCGGACGGATGCGCCGGGAGCTCACCACGGACGGCATTCACCCGCTGCCGGCCGGCTATGCGCTGATGACGCCGATAGCAACAAAAGCGATCGCATGGTCGCTGACGCGGAAAAATCCAACACCCTGA
- a CDS encoding tryptophan halogenase family protein: MAQHLIIAGGGSAGWMAAALFARLRPAPDTRITLVESDAIGTIGVGEATVPILQEFNRLLGLHEPEFVAATQGSFKLGIEFVDWGQIGNRHFHGFGDHGAPIEGISPHHHWHRLRTAGRLGDPIDRWSMPALAAAQDRFAPPEALRGEAAEYRYAYHFDAGLYAALLRDYAEARGVTRIEGRILDVVRDGESGDLRALLLEGERRVDGDVFLDCTGFASQLLGQHLGTDFVDWSHWLPADRALALGCTRAGRFTPFTRSTAHAAGWQWRIPLQHRTGNGLVYSSAHLSDDEAAALLQANLDGEAIGAPRQLRFTTGRRARFWAHNVIGIGLAAGFMEPLESTSLQLVQTGLARLAELLPAGPADPAIVAEYNRETIGEYERIRDFLIAHYCISQRPEPFWRDMAAMTLPDTLAHKLALWDAMGRVPMLDLESHQEPSWVAVLLGQQRVPRGHDPAADRLPLDSLATRFAQREATLATATRRLPQHDYFVARTCQAAAA; the protein is encoded by the coding sequence GTGGCGCAACACCTCATCATCGCAGGCGGTGGCAGTGCCGGATGGATGGCAGCCGCCCTGTTCGCCAGGCTGCGGCCCGCGCCCGACACCCGCATCACGCTCGTGGAATCCGATGCCATCGGCACTATCGGCGTCGGCGAGGCCACCGTGCCGATCCTCCAGGAGTTCAACCGCCTGCTCGGCCTGCACGAACCCGAGTTTGTCGCGGCAACACAGGGCAGCTTCAAGCTGGGGATCGAGTTTGTCGACTGGGGGCAGATCGGCAATCGCCATTTCCACGGCTTCGGCGACCATGGCGCGCCGATCGAGGGCATTTCCCCCCATCATCACTGGCACCGGCTCCGCACCGCAGGCCGCCTCGGCGATCCGATCGATCGCTGGTCGATGCCTGCACTCGCCGCCGCACAGGACCGGTTCGCGCCGCCCGAGGCGCTGCGCGGCGAGGCGGCGGAGTATCGCTATGCCTATCATTTCGACGCGGGCCTCTATGCGGCATTGCTGCGCGACTATGCCGAAGCCCGCGGTGTCACCCGCATCGAGGGCCGCATTCTCGACGTCGTCCGCGACGGCGAGAGCGGCGATCTGCGCGCGCTGCTGCTGGAAGGCGAGCGCCGCGTGGACGGCGACGTGTTTCTCGACTGCACCGGCTTTGCCAGCCAGTTGCTCGGCCAGCATCTCGGCACCGACTTCGTCGACTGGTCGCATTGGCTGCCCGCCGATCGCGCACTTGCGCTGGGCTGTACCCGCGCGGGGCGCTTCACGCCCTTCACCCGATCGACCGCGCATGCCGCAGGCTGGCAGTGGCGGATCCCGCTCCAGCACCGCACCGGCAACGGCCTGGTCTATAGCAGCGCGCACCTGTCCGACGACGAGGCTGCCGCGCTGCTCCAGGCCAATCTCGACGGCGAGGCGATCGGGGCGCCGCGCCAGCTGCGCTTCACCACCGGCCGGCGCGCGCGCTTCTGGGCGCACAATGTGATCGGCATCGGCCTTGCCGCAGGCTTTATGGAGCCGCTGGAATCGACCAGCCTGCAACTGGTCCAGACCGGCCTTGCCCGGCTGGCCGAACTGCTCCCGGCCGGGCCCGCCGACCCGGCGATCGTCGCCGAGTATAATCGTGAGACGATCGGCGAATATGAACGCATCCGCGATTTCCTGATCGCACATTACTGTATCAGCCAGCGCCCCGAGCCCTTCTGGCGCGACATGGCCGCAATGACGCTCCCCGACACCCTCGCCCACAAGCTGGCGCTGTGGGATGCGATGGGGCGGGTACCGATGCTCGATCTGGAATCGCACCAGGAGCCGAGCTGGGTCGCGGTCCTGCTCGGGCAGCAGCGTGTGCCCCGTGGTCATGATCCTGCCGCGGATCGCCTGCCGCTCGACAGCCTCGCGACACGCTTCGCGCAGCGCGAGGCGACCCTCGCGACCGCGACCCGCCGGCTGCCGCAGCACGACTATTTCGTCGCGCGCACCTGCCAAGCGGCGGCCGCATGA
- a CDS encoding alpha/beta hydrolase — MSQELNRRNLLGAMTLAAGAAALPAHAFQADGDEVLPLWPGSPPGAPATLPSPKYDQRSKDPAFNDRWLTGIGQPSLTVRRAARPNGTAVMLIPGGGYGFLAIDNEGEEQARWLNAIGVTAFILRYRIPTEGWANRATVPLADAQRGLRLIRASAKRWGVDPARVLALGFSAGGHLAGSLATRHAERVYAPVDAADQLSARPDLAGLIYPVVSLAAPFTHGGSRDNLFGTGAGAKALAAASVENRVTADTPPIFLTHASDDGLVPIANSLALYQAMIAAQRPAELHAFDQGGHGFGVRLPKTVPAAAWPVLFAAYARRSGVLAA, encoded by the coding sequence ATGTCTCAAGAGCTTAACCGACGCAACCTGCTGGGCGCCATGACCCTTGCCGCCGGTGCGGCAGCCTTGCCGGCGCACGCGTTCCAGGCCGATGGCGACGAGGTGCTGCCGCTCTGGCCCGGATCGCCTCCCGGCGCCCCCGCAACCCTGCCCAGCCCGAAATATGATCAGCGTTCGAAGGACCCCGCGTTCAACGATCGCTGGCTGACGGGGATCGGCCAGCCCTCGCTCACCGTGCGGCGCGCCGCGCGGCCCAACGGCACCGCGGTGATGCTGATCCCGGGCGGCGGCTATGGCTTCCTCGCAATCGATAACGAGGGCGAGGAACAGGCGCGCTGGCTGAACGCGATCGGCGTCACCGCCTTCATCCTGCGCTACCGCATTCCCACCGAAGGCTGGGCGAACCGCGCCACCGTGCCGCTGGCCGATGCGCAGCGCGGCCTGCGGCTGATCCGCGCCTCGGCGAAGCGCTGGGGGGTCGATCCCGCGCGGGTGCTGGCGCTCGGCTTCTCGGCGGGCGGCCATCTCGCCGGCAGCCTGGCCACCCGCCATGCCGAGCGCGTCTATGCCCCGGTCGATGCCGCCGACCAGCTTTCGGCGCGGCCCGATCTGGCCGGCCTGATCTATCCGGTGGTCAGCCTCGCCGCGCCCTTCACCCATGGCGGCTCGCGCGACAATCTGTTCGGCACCGGTGCCGGCGCCAAGGCGCTCGCCGCCGCTTCGGTGGAGAACCGCGTGACCGCCGACACCCCGCCGATCTTCCTTACCCATGCCAGCGATGACGGGCTGGTGCCGATCGCCAACAGCCTGGCGCTCTACCAGGCGATGATCGCGGCGCAGCGCCCGGCCGAGCTGCACGCGTTCGACCAGGGCGGCCACGGCTTCGGCGTCCGCCTGCCCAAGACCGTCCCCGCCGCGGCCTGGCCGGTGCTGTTTGCCGCCTATGCCCGGCGCAGCGGCGTGCTGGCGGCATGA
- a CDS encoding tryptophan halogenase family protein, producing MNAPLSRVVIAGGGSAGWMAAAALSQALAGTGITVALVESEEIGTVGVGEATIPPIHGFNQMIGVDETAFVKATRGTFKLGIEFVDWWRQGDRYFHPFGRYGDDFGLVPFHQQWLAARAEGDTTPLGTYSLSTLAAMNGRFGLPQGGGNSVFATYGYAYHFDAGLYAAYLRQLSEARGVVRHEGKIAAIHRDEATGHVSAVQLDDGRRIEGELFLDCTGFRGLLIGEAMGVAYQDWSHWLPCNRAIAVPTETAGPPLPYTRSTARDAGWQWRIPLQHRIGNGHVFCDGFTSADEAEALLLANLDAAPIGDPRHLRFTTGRRETPWAGNVVAVGLSSGFLEPLESTSLHLIQSAITLLLQWFPDRSFDPAVRAEYNRLATREWDTIRDFLILHYIATERDDTPFWRHCRAITPPDTLTEKMALFARTGRLLARDGDLFMDASWLAVLMGQGVVPQAHDALAAGIPPGHRRKILGAMRKVIADTATQLPPHEATIARQFRAG from the coding sequence ATGAACGCGCCGCTGTCCCGCGTGGTGATCGCCGGCGGCGGCAGCGCCGGCTGGATGGCCGCCGCGGCGCTTTCCCAGGCGCTGGCCGGCACGGGGATCACCGTCGCCCTCGTCGAGTCCGAGGAGATCGGCACGGTCGGCGTGGGCGAGGCGACGATCCCGCCGATCCACGGCTTCAACCAGATGATCGGCGTCGACGAGACCGCGTTCGTGAAAGCGACACGCGGCACCTTCAAGCTGGGCATCGAGTTCGTCGACTGGTGGCGGCAGGGAGACCGCTACTTCCACCCGTTCGGGCGCTATGGCGACGATTTCGGGCTGGTGCCGTTTCACCAGCAATGGCTGGCCGCGCGCGCCGAAGGCGACACCACCCCGCTCGGCACCTATTCGCTGTCGACGCTCGCCGCGATGAACGGCCGCTTCGGCCTGCCCCAGGGCGGCGGCAACAGCGTCTTCGCCACCTATGGCTATGCCTATCATTTCGATGCGGGCCTATACGCCGCCTATCTGCGCCAGCTTTCGGAAGCGCGTGGCGTGGTCCGCCACGAGGGCAAGATCGCCGCGATCCACCGCGACGAGGCGACCGGCCATGTCTCCGCCGTCCAGCTGGACGACGGCCGCCGGATCGAGGGCGAGCTGTTCCTCGACTGCACCGGCTTTCGCGGGCTGCTGATCGGCGAGGCGATGGGCGTCGCCTATCAGGACTGGTCGCACTGGCTGCCGTGCAACCGCGCGATCGCCGTACCGACCGAAACGGCGGGGCCGCCGCTTCCCTATACCCGCAGCACCGCGCGCGATGCCGGCTGGCAGTGGCGGATCCCGCTGCAGCACCGCATCGGCAACGGCCATGTCTTCTGCGACGGCTTCACCAGCGCCGACGAAGCCGAGGCGCTGCTCCTCGCCAATCTGGATGCAGCGCCGATCGGCGACCCGCGCCACCTGCGCTTCACCACCGGCCGGCGCGAGACCCCCTGGGCGGGCAATGTCGTCGCGGTCGGGCTGTCCTCGGGCTTCCTGGAGCCGCTGGAGTCGACCAGCCTGCACCTCATTCAGAGCGCGATCACCCTGCTGCTGCAATGGTTTCCCGATCGCAGCTTCGATCCCGCCGTGCGCGCCGAATATAACCGGCTCGCCACCCGCGAATGGGACACGATCCGCGACTTCCTGATCCTCCACTATATCGCCACCGAGCGCGACGACACGCCCTTCTGGCGCCACTGCCGCGCGATTACCCCGCCCGACACGCTCACCGAGAAGATGGCGCTGTTCGCCCGCACCGGGCGGCTGCTGGCGCGCGACGGTGATCTGTTCATGGACGCGAGCTGGCTGGCGGTGCTGATGGGCCAGGGCGTGGTGCCGCAAGCGCACGACGCGCTCGCCGCCGGCATCCCGCCGGGGCATCGCCGGAAGATCCTGGGCGCGATGCGCAAGGTGATCGCCGACACGGCCACGCAGCTGCCGCCGCACGAAGCGACGATCGCCCGGCAGTTCCGGGCGGGATAG
- a CDS encoding SDR family oxidoreductase yields MRFDNKTVLVTAAAHGIGRATALRLRDEGARVFALDRDAAALATMEGVEPVTLDLLDAAAIAALPAQIGAIDALANIAGFVAAGSILDGSDDDWMLSFDLNVHAMHRMIRAFLPGMLARGGGAIVNMSSIASSVKGIPNRHAYGASKAAVIGLTKAVAADFVARGIRCNAVCPGTVDTPSLRQRVADQAGAQGISVEEAHAAFVARQPMGRLGREEEIAALVCYLASDEAAFTTGAVHVIDGGWVN; encoded by the coding sequence ATGCGCTTCGACAACAAGACCGTGCTGGTGACCGCCGCTGCTCATGGCATCGGCCGTGCGACCGCACTTCGCCTGCGCGATGAAGGTGCGCGCGTGTTCGCCCTCGACCGCGATGCCGCCGCGCTGGCCACGATGGAGGGGGTGGAGCCGGTGACGCTCGATCTGCTCGATGCCGCCGCGATCGCCGCGCTGCCGGCGCAGATCGGCGCGATCGACGCGCTCGCCAACATCGCCGGCTTCGTGGCCGCAGGCTCGATCCTCGACGGCAGCGACGACGACTGGATGCTGTCCTTCGACCTCAACGTGCACGCCATGCACCGCATGATCCGTGCCTTCCTGCCGGGCATGCTGGCGCGCGGCGGCGGTGCCATCGTCAATATGTCGTCCATCGCCTCGAGCGTGAAGGGCATCCCCAACCGCCACGCTTATGGCGCCTCCAAGGCGGCGGTGATTGGTCTGACAAAGGCGGTCGCGGCAGACTTCGTCGCGCGGGGCATCCGCTGCAACGCGGTGTGCCCCGGCACCGTCGATACCCCCAGCCTGCGCCAGCGCGTCGCCGACCAGGCCGGCGCACAGGGCATCAGCGTCGAGGAGGCACATGCCGCCTTTGTCGCCCGCCAGCCGATGGGTCGGCTGGGCCGCGAGGAAGAGATCGCCGCGCTGGTCTGCTATCTCGCCAGCGACGAGGCTGCCTTCACCACCGGCGCGGTCCATGTGATCGACGGCGGCTGGGTCAACTAA
- a CDS encoding TonB-dependent receptor produces MTNRFTSSLQTTSFNALLRAGASVATLSLLAAPGMALAQTAAAAPQGSEAATQDAAPAEATGQEIVVTGIRASLQSARNRKRDAEQVVDSITAQDIGALPDRSVSEALQRVPGVTLQRTNENRDPARLSSEGGGVFIRGLSWVRSELNGRDVFSANNGRGLSFEDVSSDLLVGVDVFKNPSAELVEGGIGGIVNLRTRKPFDAPGYVFALSGDANYADLRKKTYWSGNALASGRWNTPLGEMGLLLSYSINNIGNRTDSITAGRYDRGTLTKAQDGLAAGTNVYIPAGMGFRRIDWQQKRTAFDGSFQWKPSDTLTLTLEALISKATPHDIEYAVGDYDTPSSDNSSYKFGPNRELQSGVIQNRNLNLDTRAGSQDKKTQDFSGNLRWVPNENWAVSADLQYIKSTAKVYSMTAFTGANIPTTIAFDFSGDDPSMTMTPTNSSQSLTNKNLYWWAAAMDHIEDNEADEWATRADVEYTFTDSDFLKSIRVGGRYTDRAATTRQSTYNWGLLSAQYWQPGSAVFLNQTGWPSLPQNPDLPNQTQLVNYNNFFRGKLPSPGAGFWFPSANLVQNGTAYANSYLKSTLSNGWGWSPLSDDYSKNPGGINDQTEKTIAGYGLVRFGMDQSPLGHFDGNIGVRVIRTENGATGTPITVGAPTSSPGLCVVGTPITTGPRAGQTVNATDCANYTAAFKFAGGTITQPTTGNGSYTDVLPSLNLRFFLKDNLQLRLAAAKAIVRPTFAQLNPYVSLSYSFDSVTGIGTGVGANGALTPFVGSAGNPNLKPTRSNQFDVSLEYYFGRSNSLTFAGFYKDISNYIFAGTTKQTFTANGQTLTFDVTQQTNGSSGKIKGFEIGYTQFFDMLPGALGGLGFSGNYTFVDSSGGKNTAVNVFDSTQVNNSGLTLPLEGLSKYSYNAALVYEKYGISARAAYNWRSHYLLTTSAANINYPVWSESYGQLDASILYSLNKHIKIGVQGYNLLNSRTFLDVGDPNLKPRYGWTDTDRRFAFLFRSVF; encoded by the coding sequence GTGACCAACCGCTTCACATCATCTCTGCAGACGACTTCGTTCAACGCCCTGCTGCGCGCCGGCGCATCGGTGGCAACGTTGTCACTGCTCGCGGCGCCGGGGATGGCGCTGGCGCAGACCGCTGCCGCCGCCCCGCAGGGCAGCGAGGCCGCCACGCAGGACGCAGCCCCTGCCGAGGCGACCGGACAGGAAATCGTCGTCACCGGCATCCGCGCCTCGCTGCAGAGCGCGCGCAACCGCAAGCGCGACGCCGAACAGGTCGTCGACTCGATCACCGCGCAGGACATCGGCGCCCTTCCCGACCGCTCGGTTTCGGAAGCGCTGCAGCGCGTGCCGGGCGTGACGCTCCAGCGCACCAACGAAAACCGCGATCCTGCCCGCCTGTCCTCCGAAGGCGGCGGCGTGTTCATTCGCGGCCTCTCCTGGGTCCGCTCGGAACTCAACGGCCGCGACGTCTTCTCGGCGAACAACGGCCGCGGGCTGTCGTTCGAGGACGTGTCGTCCGACCTGCTCGTCGGCGTCGACGTGTTCAAGAACCCCTCGGCCGAGCTGGTCGAAGGCGGCATCGGCGGCATCGTCAACTTGCGCACGCGCAAGCCGTTCGACGCGCCTGGCTATGTCTTCGCGCTGTCGGGCGACGCCAACTATGCCGATCTGCGCAAGAAGACCTACTGGTCGGGCAACGCGCTCGCCAGCGGCCGCTGGAACACCCCGCTCGGCGAGATGGGCCTGCTGCTCAGCTACTCGATCAACAATATCGGCAACCGCACCGACAGCATCACCGCCGGTCGCTATGACCGCGGCACGCTGACCAAGGCGCAGGACGGCCTCGCCGCGGGCACCAACGTCTACATCCCCGCCGGCATGGGCTTCCGCCGCATCGACTGGCAGCAGAAGCGCACCGCATTCGACGGCTCGTTCCAGTGGAAGCCGAGCGACACGCTGACGCTGACCCTGGAAGCACTGATCTCCAAGGCGACGCCGCACGACATCGAATATGCGGTGGGCGACTATGACACGCCCTCGTCGGACAATTCGAGCTACAAGTTCGGGCCGAACCGCGAGCTGCAGTCCGGCGTGATTCAGAACCGCAACCTCAATCTCGACACGCGCGCCGGCAGCCAGGACAAGAAGACTCAGGACTTCTCGGGCAACCTGCGCTGGGTGCCGAACGAGAACTGGGCGGTCAGCGCCGATCTGCAGTACATCAAGTCCACCGCGAAGGTGTACAGCATGACGGCGTTCACCGGCGCCAACATCCCGACCACGATCGCGTTCGACTTCAGCGGCGACGATCCGTCGATGACGATGACGCCGACCAACAGCAGCCAGTCGCTCACCAACAAGAATCTCTACTGGTGGGCCGCCGCGATGGATCACATCGAGGACAACGAGGCCGACGAGTGGGCGACGCGCGCCGACGTCGAATATACCTTCACCGACAGCGATTTCCTGAAGTCGATCCGTGTCGGCGGCCGCTATACCGATCGCGCCGCCACCACCCGCCAGAGCACCTACAACTGGGGCCTGCTCTCGGCGCAGTATTGGCAGCCCGGCAGTGCGGTGTTCCTGAATCAGACCGGCTGGCCGAGCCTGCCACAGAATCCGGACCTGCCGAACCAGACGCAGCTGGTGAACTACAACAACTTCTTCCGTGGCAAGCTGCCCTCGCCGGGCGCGGGCTTCTGGTTCCCCTCGGCCAATCTCGTTCAGAACGGCACGGCTTATGCCAACAGCTATCTGAAGAGCACGCTGTCGAACGGCTGGGGCTGGTCGCCGCTGAGCGACGATTACAGCAAGAACCCGGGCGGCATCAACGACCAGACCGAGAAGACCATCGCGGGCTATGGGCTGGTCCGCTTCGGCATGGACCAGAGCCCGCTCGGCCATTTCGACGGTAACATCGGCGTTCGCGTGATCCGTACCGAAAACGGGGCGACCGGCACGCCGATCACCGTCGGCGCGCCGACCTCGTCGCCGGGCCTGTGCGTCGTCGGCACGCCGATCACCACCGGTCCGCGTGCGGGCCAGACGGTGAACGCGACCGACTGCGCCAACTATACCGCGGCGTTCAAGTTCGCCGGGGGCACGATCACCCAGCCGACCACGGGCAACGGCTCCTATACGGACGTGCTGCCCAGCCTGAACCTGCGCTTCTTCCTGAAGGACAATCTCCAGCTCCGCCTCGCCGCAGCCAAGGCGATTGTCCGGCCGACCTTCGCGCAGCTCAACCCCTATGTCTCGCTGAGCTACAGCTTCGATTCGGTCACCGGCATCGGCACCGGCGTCGGCGCCAACGGTGCGCTGACCCCGTTCGTCGGCAGCGCGGGCAATCCGAACCTGAAGCCGACCCGCTCGAATCAGTTCGACGTCAGCCTCGAATATTATTTCGGGCGTTCGAACAGCCTGACCTTCGCCGGCTTCTACAAGGACATCTCGAACTACATCTTCGCCGGCACGACCAAGCAGACCTTCACCGCGAACGGCCAGACCCTGACCTTCGACGTGACGCAGCAGACCAACGGTTCGAGCGGCAAGATCAAGGGCTTCGAGATCGGCTACACGCAGTTCTTCGACATGCTTCCCGGCGCGCTGGGCGGCCTGGGCTTCAGCGGCAACTACACGTTCGTCGACTCGTCGGGCGGCAAGAACACCGCGGTCAACGTGTTCGATTCGACCCAGGTGAACAATTCGGGCCTCACCCTGCCGCTCGAGGGCCTGTCGAAATATTCGTACAACGCGGCCCTGGTGTACGAGAAGTACGGCATCTCGGCGCGTGCGGCATACAACTGGCGCTCGCACTATCTGCTCACCACCTCGGCGGCGAACATCAACTACCCCGTCTGGTCGGAAAGCTACGGGCAGCTCGACGCGTCGATCCTCTATTCGCTCAACAAGCACATCAAGATCGGCGTGCAGGGCTACAACCTGCTCAACTCGCGCACCTTCCTCGATGTGGGCGATCCCAATCTGAAGCCGCGCTACGGCTGGACCGACACGGATCGGCGCTTCGCCTTCCTGTTCCGCTCGGTCTTCTAA